The Malus domestica chromosome 17, GDT2T_hap1 genome contains the following window.
TTGATAAGGAGGAGGAGTTCGTTATACGATTCCAGGTTCTTATGgttgacttttttttcttcttattttcttgaatttgcatgtgtgtgtgtatatatgcgcTTTAATTTGGATGGGTAATTGATGGATTTGGCATGCCTGTCATGGGTGCTACAAAAATTCcatctctttctttttgttaaCGGATTGGATTAGATAACTCACCATATTTAGCTTATATATGTTGAGTAAAGAAATGGAAATTTTGTCAGAGTTGATGGTAGGATTCGTAGGGAGAAGTTTCCAAGATAACTGATAGTCACGAGCAGTAGGAGGAGGATGGCATCTATAAATTTTAGCTAAAACAAAAATGAGAATATTCATGTCCGAGGGACACCTAAATTAAAGCTAGGAGGTGAACTGTTAGTTAATTCTGGCGGTCCTGTGATTGTGAAGATGGTTAGGAGTGAAATTACAGCGATACGAGACATGCCGCTGTTATCTGTATGCGTTTTTAGGCAATTGAGAAACAATATGACTGTAAGGATTATGTGTGGCTGGAACGATTTGTTGAGATAGAGTGGTGGCATCCATAATGAAGgaaaactagggaagttttaaCTATTTCGTCATGAACAGGTCGAGTCTCGAGTCTCAGCTATTTGAATTTCTCTTTTGATCATTAAAGTCGAGTACTTTTTCTCTGAACTAAGATATCTATTGTGGATCAACGAACAGTGTGTAAATCGAAGACTGTATTTGTGTTTTGCTTGTTTCGCTTAATACTatgctgttttctttttcctggTTATCTGCTTATGTTTGGTTGAAAATTGTAGAGTTTATTGGTGTATTAGTTAAGTGTCTGATAGGAAAATCTTTATGATGGGAGCTATCTGCACAGCATGAATGTTGCAATGCGATATTTTGAATGCGAAGGCAACTATcgtttctcttttctcttttctcatCTGCAAACTGCAATAATGGCAGGAGCTGAAAGGAAGAATCGAGAGAGTCGGGGAAAGGAGCAGCAGTGGTGGAGTTTTTACATCAGAGACCTTCAGGAAAGAAGTGATGGACATCCGTAAGGACTTTGTCACCATTCATGGGGAGATGGTGCTTCTCAAAAAACATGGCTGGTGGAATTTTAGAGGTACAGCAGCTATTTCTTTTCACCTTCCATATCTAACCTGTATTGTACAACCGTTAGTATCAGTGAATTTCTTCATTCTATATCTGCGTTATCTATTGCTAAAATCAGCTGTGTCTTCTGGCTCAATAGCGCTTGTCAAAATTCTAAAGAAGTACGATAAACGAACTGGAGGAGTGTTGAGTTTACGTTTCATGCAACTAGATCACCAGCCTCTCTTTACAACAGAAACTCTCACGAGGCTAGTCCGTGAATGCGAGGCAACTCTCGAGCTTCTCTTCCCATTGGAAGCAGAAGTCATTGATGGTACACCAACCACACAAGTGAAACCACTGTTGAATAGTAAGTTGTGAGCTGATTAGTATTAGAGAAATAAAGCCTTGTGTTTTTAATTGTGTATTCACTAGTGTTATTAAAGAATGACTAGTGTAAGGCTCTCAATGTAAGGCTATCATTGTTATGTGTTAGAATCCTAGACTATAGGAAGATGAATAGCTGAGATCACTCTGATGAATGTGTGAGCTCCAGCTGCATAACCAACCGTTGTAGTGCTTGAGTTGTGtgcaagagagaaaaaaatatgaaattctcCTCTATGACTTGCAAAGGCTGAAGCATTCCAAAATCTTGTGTGAAATTCCTTTTGTTCTTCTTCAATTTTCATAGTGAATTCCTCAATCAAAACTTACAAATATCAAATACACTAACATGGCCTTAGAGCCAGGTTCGATCAATCTAAGCTAAGTGTGAACCGTGAATTTAAGCAGTACTGACGTTAGATTTTTTGAGCTACATCTGGGCTGGCTAAAGGTCAGGTGAAGTTTGCCGAAAGTTCAGCTGTGGTCTGAAACTACTTGTTTTCGATACATCTGAGCTCACAATGGCTGGATCTGGAAGTTTGCCGAAAAAGATTTGGCTACCGAAAAGATTTGGAAACTCTAGCTACTTGATGTTAAATCTGCTTTCCTAAATGGTCTCTTTGAGGAGGAGGTTTATGTGGATCAACTTGATGGTTTTGTGATCAAGGAAAGAAAGGACAATGTGTATAAACTTCACAAAGCACACTATGGATTGAAATAGGCACCTAAAGCCTGGTATGGAGAAATTGACACCTACTTTGCACAGTGTGGATTTGAGAAAAGTCAAAGTGAAGCAACTCTCTATATCAAGACAAagggagaagaagaaatatTGATTGTATCcatctatgtggatgacatagaATATACTGGTAACAGTAATGAGATGATGGAAGAGTTCAAATAAGATATGATGATTAAGTATGGAACAACATATTTGGGCCTTTTGCACCATTTTCTTGGTATGTGAAGCATTTAAACTCACTCAAGTACCCTTATTCACCAAAGAAAGTATGCTGCTTCTTTGTTgagtaaatttggtttaaatgagTGCAAATTTGTCTCCACTCCTCTTGTTTCATCTGAAAAACTTTGCAAGGATGATGGAAGTAGGCCTACCAATGAAGAACAATACAGAAGAATTATAAGAAGTCTATTATATTTCACTGCTACCAGACCAAATATAATGTATACAGCTAGTCTTCTTGCTAGGTTATTAGATACATCAAGGGAACTCTGGATTATGTGAAAGGAAATAATGTTGTGTTAATAGGATTTTGTGACCGTGATTGGGGTGGATCTCTTGATGACAGCAAGAGTacctgacacgccccgatcccaatATTCTCCAAATACCAGGATAAGCACGTATTGGCCGACACCCAAggatgacgaaagccatttattgaatgtAAATGCTGAGAATAAGGAgtaaataagacttataaatataaaagactaatgaatatgcatttcatgaacgtgttcagagcatacaactaactagaatactaaaagaaataatataaaatttgaatgaacaaggaatgggtcctacacGGAGAGGACTCGAATATGCCAATGCGGAAGTGCTTTGATGctgggattgtatgcctcgattctaagtcctgaagggggcgtaaaacaaacatgagtggaccaagttgatatatatatatatagtaaaacaattatcaacatactaacccccaggttttataaaaatacatatatatcatgataaacataggttttccgaaacctagcatgccgtgcaatgtctcaaatcataacttgtatatataataatcactagtgaattgtccgataacccacaggccccatgccgactcccagtctctgagcagacagtcagaggaaaatacacttcaggccccatgcTGGCTCCCCGTCactgtgctaaatagccagaggaaacacactccaggccctatgccaataCCAAACCATTGCCCGAGACagaccggaatctatccctacgtcccttAGCGGAAATGACCACTAAGTAAGTACAAAAACA
Protein-coding sequences here:
- the LOC103425831 gene encoding SPX domain-containing protein 4-like — protein: MKLAKFRRTHLEETLPEWRDKFLCYKLLKKLLKRLPATTAAIAAVDSLPRHLEFQPANAHLAVADGSGEFPPLGGLFVPILNEELKKLNDFYVDKEEEFVIRFQELKGRIERVGERSSSGGVFTSETFRKEVMDIRKDFVTIHGEMVLLKKHGWWNFRALVKILKKYDKRTGGVLSLRFMQLDHQPLFTTETLTRLVRECEATLELLFPLEAEVIDGTPTTQVKPLLNSKL